The following nucleotide sequence is from Ferrimicrobium sp..
ACTAATGGTGTGTCATGGAGTCATTGCAATGACGGCCCTGTCTGGCTCAGTCACCTCCAGAACCATCAACGGCTTACCGATTCCTGGTCGATCTTGGTGCCGGAGTGCTACTCATTTCCGAAGATCCGGATTACCGATGAAGACCGATCGATTAGGTGGAGGTGGCGGATGCTGCTGGTTCCTGGATGTCGGTTGCGAGATCAGCCACGATTGTCAGTGTTTGGGCTAGTTTTGTCGCCCACCAGTCGGCGATCGGATCGGTGGTGTCCACATACCATCGCTGTTGGGTTCGAGCAACTTCACCTACGAATTCAAGTGTCATGGCAGGTGATGCGGTGAGTAGCGACTCGAAGCTGAATCGCCGGCCTCCAGGACGAATGCCGAGGGAATTGTGTCTGGCATAGGTTATGAGCGCACAGCGCGGGAGAATGAGTCCGGATGCGACGGGCGAGAGCAGGTAATCGAGGAGCGCGCTCGTCTCGGTTGTTGCGTCAAGTGCTGTTGGTGGATACCGAACCTCGGGCGCAGTACGTAGTAGGTAGGGTAGTGATGCTGGGGGAGGGGTCTCGTTGCGCCAAAGCGCATCGACCGCAAGCAAGAGATCGCCGATGCGTTTGAGTCCCACCGGTGCATACGTTTGCACCGCACGGGCGTACGTGCCCATCCAGGGGCGAAGTGACTCATAGTAGATTGCTCTGGCGCGATCGGGATTGTCGCTTCGCGTCAGCGCCGCGACCAAGCGCAGGAGAAAGGCGAGTGCATCGGGTTGCGCCGGCTGGATCTGTCGAGGCAAGTAGCTGGCTAAGAGGTCGCGCAGGTAGGCGACCGGCTCACCTCCAAGCACCGGTCCGATGGTTAGGTAGTAGCTCGCATAGGGCGGGAGATCGAAGTCGAAGAGTTCGGTAAACCCATCGGTCGTCCACTCTAGCTCGAGTGTCTCAACGATCGCCGGGTGTGGATTCGGATTCTCGGTCACCTCGGCAAGGGCGTCGAGAAGCTCAGTGGTTAGCGCATCGTGCATCATAAGGGCCGATCTACGTTGCATCCATCGGCAAGGCGAAGGCCTCGGCACTGGGCTTCAATGGGCGCAGGAGCCAACGCGGGCGACGTGTGCCATCAGGTGAGACCTGTCGAGCGGACTGGGTGAGATGCATCCAGCGTTCGAAGATCGCCTTTGAGCGCGCCGTGTCCACGTGTACCTCTCCGTGGAGATCACCCGGTTCGGCCTTGGTGATGGTGACCACCTGATGCCAGCAGTGCATACCCGATACCGGGTCCGGGTGGACGCCGAAGGTGAGATTTTGATGGACACCAATGTCGGTCCACCAAATGCGAGCCGTGTCGGGATCGTCCGATTCATACGGTGCAGCACCTCCGTGTGGTGCCAAGCCCCATTGAGTACCTTGCTTTTGTAGGCTGACCGAACGCATCATCGCAGATGAACCGAGATCTCCAATACGCCACCGGCCCATATGATGCGAGCAAGCGACGACCCCGGGCCGAATGCCCTCAGTCACCCAGGCCTTGGCCACGAAGTAGCCGAGGTCGGTGTTGACGCGCACGAGATCACCATCACCCACCGCAAGGCGCTGCGCATCACTCGGGTGGATCCACACCGGGTTGGTATGCGCAATCTCGTCAAGCCACTTAGAGTTTGCGGAGCGCGTATGAATCTGCACCGGTAATCGGAAGGTCGATATCAGCGGAAACTGATCCTGGGTAAGGCGATCTGGATGGACGTGGCTTTTGATGTACGTTGGCAGCGCGTAGTCGCTCCAGCCCCAATCGGCCAAGGTTGTCGAGTAGAACTCAAGCTTGCCAGATGGGGTCGGAAAGCCCCGTCGAACCACGCCGTCAACGACAACGCCGACCGGGCGCCGACCGTCATCGTCTGGAGCGGGGTCGCCGGTGGGAACAATGTTGGGGGTCAGAGGTTTGGGAGCTCTAGAGTAGACCCTTCCAGTGTTAGATACGACAAGGTCCTCTAGCTCTTGGGCGGGAACCTCTTGGGCAAACACCTGGCCTACACCGTTGCGGATCTCAAATGCTCCATAACGTTGCATGTAACCAAGCGGGGTTAGACCTTCCTCGGCTGCCTTCTCAGGCAAACCTGGGACTGAGTGCTCGAACATCCAGCTGTAATACTCCTCGACGGTGAGCTTGTTCCCGGGGTGGCGTTTTGACTCGAAGTGTTGGCGTATGCCGAGCGAGCCGTCGGGATCGATTCGCCAGGACAGATCGATATAGAACTCATTCTCCTCCCAGACCTCCCCAGGGTTGACCTCTCGGGTGTCGTGGACACGGCCACCAAGGCGCTCACGAGCGACCTTGAGCACCGGCTGACGGAAGCCAAGCCACTGTCCGTCGTACTGCTCATAGGAGAAGGTGTCGTGGCGCTCGGATGCGTGACCCATTGGGAGGATGTAGTCTGCGAAGAACGAGGTCTCGTTCCATGTCGGTGTGAGTGCTACGTAGCAACCAACTTTGCGTTCGTCAAGGAGCATCTCAATCCATGAGAAGCCATCCGGGTTTGTCCACACTGGGTTGTACACCCTGGTCATGTAGACCTCGAGACGGCGCCCACTGCGTTCGATGAGGTGGGGCAGCAGGTACGAGAGTTCGTTCATCGCCAACGGGAAGTCGAGCGGCCACGACAGCTCATTCCAAACCTTTGGATGTGGTGGGGTGTGGATCGGTCGGGGAACAAACTTGTTCCACGCGTTCAAATTGGTTCCACCTTCGGTGGCCACCGCCCCAAGCAAGGCATTTAGCAGGAATGTCGTCCTCGACACTTGCCATCCGCCAAGGTTGCCAGCCGCGGCAGAGCGCCAGTTGTGACTGGCGAGCGCCGTCTTCGCATCGGCGATGATCTCGGCAGCCTCACGGAGGGTCGCAACATCGACACGGGTTTCAGCCGCAGCAAACTCAAGGGTGTAGTCTGCATAGAGACGCTTGAGGTGACCTTCAAAGTTTTCAAACGTTTGTGGTTCACCAGGTGCATAGGCCCCAAGGTACTCCTGCCAGTTCCACCAGGAACGGACAAAGTCGCGGTCATAGCGATCATTTTGAATGAGATAGTTGGCAAAGGCCAGGTTCATGGCCGCCTCAGTGCCCGGCCACGGCGAGATCCAAAGATCAGCGTGGGTCGCGGTATTGGATAGACGAGTGTCGACAACGATGAGTTTGGCGCCGCGCTGACGCGCCTCGGTGATGCGTTGCGCGTGCGGATTGAAGTAGTGACCGGTCTCTAAGTGTGAACTGATGAGATAGATCACTTTGGCGTTGGCGAAGTCAGCACTCGGGCGATCGATCCCGCTCCAATAGTGGTATCCAGCGCGA
It contains:
- a CDS encoding molecular chaperone TorD family protein, yielding MQRRSALMMHDALTTELLDALAEVTENPNPHPAIVETLELEWTTDGFTELFDFDLPPYASYYLTIGPVLGGEPVAYLRDLLASYLPRQIQPAQPDALAFLLRLVAALTRSDNPDRARAIYYESLRPWMGTYARAVQTYAPVGLKRIGDLLLAVDALWRNETPPPASLPYLLRTAPEVRYPPTALDATTETSALLDYLLSPVASGLILPRCALITYARHNSLGIRPGGRRFSFESLLTASPAMTLEFVGEVARTQQRWYVDTTDPIADWWATKLAQTLTIVADLATDIQEPAASATST
- a CDS encoding molybdopterin-dependent oxidoreductase, which translates into the protein MNELKRLSERLRTQREVITQAGETFYQGPSNVDLASFPPKERWDDWVELDSKQWPKRVEHHSMLIPTTCFNCESACGLLAYVDRDSLQVRKFEGNPEHPGSRGRNCAKGPATLNQVTDPDRILYPLKRVGPRGQGRFERVSWEEALRDIATRLRTAILEERQNEIMIHLGRPGEDGYTERVLAAWGVDGHNSHTNVCSSGGRAGYHYWSGIDRPSADFANAKVIYLISSHLETGHYFNPHAQRITEARQRGAKLIVVDTRLSNTATHADLWISPWPGTEAAMNLAFANYLIQNDRYDRDFVRSWWNWQEYLGAYAPGEPQTFENFEGHLKRLYADYTLEFAAAETRVDVATLREAAEIIADAKTALASHNWRSAAAGNLGGWQVSRTTFLLNALLGAVATEGGTNLNAWNKFVPRPIHTPPHPKVWNELSWPLDFPLAMNELSYLLPHLIERSGRRLEVYMTRVYNPVWTNPDGFSWIEMLLDERKVGCYVALTPTWNETSFFADYILPMGHASERHDTFSYEQYDGQWLGFRQPVLKVARERLGGRVHDTREVNPGEVWEENEFYIDLSWRIDPDGSLGIRQHFESKRHPGNKLTVEEYYSWMFEHSVPGLPEKAAEEGLTPLGYMQRYGAFEIRNGVGQVFAQEVPAQELEDLVVSNTGRVYSRAPKPLTPNIVPTGDPAPDDDGRRPVGVVVDGVVRRGFPTPSGKLEFYSTTLADWGWSDYALPTYIKSHVHPDRLTQDQFPLISTFRLPVQIHTRSANSKWLDEIAHTNPVWIHPSDAQRLAVGDGDLVRVNTDLGYFVAKAWVTEGIRPGVVACSHHMGRWRIGDLGSSAMMRSVSLQKQGTQWGLAPHGGAAPYESDDPDTARIWWTDIGVHQNLTFGVHPDPVSGMHCWHQVVTITKAEPGDLHGEVHVDTARSKAIFERWMHLTQSARQVSPDGTRRPRWLLRPLKPSAEAFALPMDAT